From one Dermacentor andersoni chromosome 1, qqDerAnde1_hic_scaffold, whole genome shotgun sequence genomic stretch:
- the LOC140217348 gene encoding sulfotransferase 1C3-like, translated as MPRPGKVFIVTYPKCGTTWMHHILCSILTHRLPQFKGRDFITQLFGVTTDVTRNPYDCAVSYYHFLKASTPKKITEISFERYLDVFLSGKFETTSDVFLHKL; from the exons ATGCCGAGGCCTGGCAAGGTCTTCATCGTAACTTACCCCAAGTGCGGTACCACATGGATGCACCACATCCTGTGCAGCATACTCACGCACAGACTGCCGCAGTTCAAAGGCCGTGACTTCATCACGCAGTTATTCGGAGTAACCACCG ATGTGACGAGGAACCCGTACGACTGCGCCGTCTCGTACTACCACTTTCTCAAAGCCAGTACGCCGAAAAAGATCACAGAGATCTCCTTCGAGCGGTACCTAGACGTGTTCCTCTCAGGAAAG TTCGAGACCACGTCGGACGTCTTCCTCCACAAGCTCTAG